The following coding sequences lie in one Fusobacterium simiae genomic window:
- a CDS encoding 2-hydroxyacyl-CoA dehydratase yields the protein MNKNCKVLIPMMIDIHFDLIAGVLKNEGYDVEVLKTDHRGIIEEGLKSVHNDMCYPALLVIGQFIDALKSGKYDINNVALLITQTGGGCRASNYIHLLRKALEINGFNQVKVWSLNFEGLDKKNEFSLSFSGYFNLFYSILYGDLLMSIYHQSVAYEKNSGESKKTLTYWKDKLISEIGKKPFKKLKEFYKRILESFSTIPRNSDEKKIRVGIVGEIYMKYSPLGNNHLTDYLEKEGVEAVNTGLLDFLLFNLYDTIFDRKIYGRSGVKYFFIKYLVKYIEKKQKEMIEVIKQFKSFIPPSPFSRVIEMTKGYLGHGVKMGEGWLLTAEMLEFIHMGVKNIVCAQPFGCLPNHIIAKGMIRKIKDNHPEANIIAVDYDPGASSVNQENRIRLMLENARMMAKEES from the coding sequence ATGAATAAAAATTGTAAGGTGCTCATTCCTATGATGATAGATATTCATTTTGACCTAATAGCAGGAGTATTAAAAAATGAAGGATATGATGTAGAAGTATTAAAAACAGATCATAGAGGAATTATTGAAGAAGGATTAAAAAGTGTTCATAATGATATGTGTTATCCTGCACTTCTTGTGATTGGGCAGTTTATTGATGCTTTAAAAAGTGGAAAATATGATATTAATAATGTAGCTTTATTAATTACACAAACAGGTGGAGGATGTAGAGCTTCTAACTATATTCATTTACTTCGTAAAGCATTAGAAATAAATGGCTTTAATCAGGTAAAAGTATGGTCTTTAAACTTTGAAGGATTAGATAAGAAAAATGAATTTTCTCTTTCTTTTTCTGGTTATTTTAATCTTTTTTATAGTATTTTATATGGGGATTTATTGATGTCTATTTATCATCAATCAGTAGCATATGAAAAAAATTCAGGAGAAAGTAAAAAAACTTTAACTTATTGGAAAGATAAATTAATTTCAGAAATTGGAAAGAAACCTTTTAAAAAATTAAAAGAATTTTATAAAAGAATTCTAGAAAGTTTTTCAACAATTCCTAGAAATTCTGATGAGAAAAAAATTAGGGTAGGAATTGTAGGAGAAATTTATATGAAATACTCTCCTCTAGGAAATAATCATCTGACAGATTATTTAGAAAAAGAAGGAGTTGAAGCAGTTAATACAGGACTTCTTGATTTCTTATTATTTAATCTATATGATACTATTTTTGATAGAAAAATTTATGGAAGAAGTGGGGTTAAATATTTCTTTATCAAATACCTAGTAAAATATATAGAAAAAAAACAAAAAGAAATGATAGAAGTTATAAAACAGTTTAAATCTTTTATTCCACCTTCTCCTTTTAGTCGTGTTATAGAAATGACAAAAGGATATTTAGGACATGGAGTAAAAATGGGAGAAGGTTGGTTACTAACAGCTGAGATGTTAGAATTTATTCATATGGGAGTAAAAAATATTGTTTGTGCTCAACCTTTTGGGTGTCTACCAAATCATATTATTGCAAAAGGAATGATTAGAAAGATTAAAGATAATCATCCAGAAGCAAATATTATTGCAGTAGATTATGATCCTGGAGCAAGTTCTGTCAATCAAGAAAATAGAATTCGTTTGATGTTAGAAAATGCAAGAATGATGGCAAAAGAAGAATCTTAA
- a CDS encoding TIGR01212 family radical SAM protein (This family includes YhcC from E. coli K-12, an uncharacterized radical SAM protein.): MTRKIYTLNDFLKEKFNEKIYKVSLDGGFTCPNRDGKLSNGGCIFCSENGSGDFTSGKLKSIHTQIDEQIELVSNKYKGNKYIAYFQNFTNTYADVDYLRKTYEEALSHKNILGLAIATRPDCLEDDTLELLDELNKKTFLWIELGLQTINDEVAKYFNRAYETKIYEEATKKLNNLRIKFVTHIIIGLPKEEKEDYLKTAIFSQNCGTWGIKLHLMYVVKNTPLEKLYQSGNLKVHSKEEYVEKVINVLENISPEIIIHRLTGDGNRKTLIAPLWSIKKIGVLNSIHKELKRRNTYQGKLYKK, translated from the coding sequence ATGACAAGAAAGATTTATACATTAAATGATTTTTTAAAAGAAAAGTTTAATGAAAAAATATATAAAGTATCTCTTGATGGTGGCTTTACCTGTCCTAATAGAGATGGTAAACTCTCAAATGGAGGCTGTATATTTTGTAGCGAAAATGGAAGTGGAGATTTTACTTCTGGAAAATTAAAATCTATTCATACTCAAATAGATGAGCAAATAGAATTGGTATCAAATAAATACAAAGGTAATAAATATATTGCTTACTTTCAAAATTTTACAAATACTTATGCAGATGTTGATTATTTAAGAAAGACCTATGAAGAAGCTCTGTCACATAAAAATATATTAGGTCTTGCAATAGCGACAAGACCAGATTGTTTAGAAGATGATACTTTAGAATTATTAGATGAATTAAATAAAAAAACTTTTCTTTGGATTGAATTAGGTTTACAAACAATAAATGATGAAGTGGCTAAATATTTTAATCGTGCTTATGAAACAAAAATTTATGAAGAAGCTACTAAAAAATTAAATAATTTAAGGATAAAATTTGTTACACACATAATAATTGGACTTCCGAAAGAAGAAAAAGAAGATTATTTAAAAACCGCTATTTTTTCACAAAATTGTGGAACTTGGGGAATAAAGCTTCATCTTATGTATGTTGTTAAAAATACTCCATTAGAAAAACTCTATCAAAGTGGAAATTTAAAAGTTCATAGTAAAGAAGAATATGTTGAAAAAGTAATAAATGTTTTAGAAAATATTTCTCCTGAAATAATTATTCATAGACTGACAGGTGATGGAAATAGGAAAACATTGATTGCTCCATTATGGAGTATTAAAAAGATTGGTGTTTTAAATTCTATACATAAGGAATTAAAAAGAAGAAATACTTATCAAGGTAAACTATATAAAAAATAA
- the nagB gene encoding glucosamine-6-phosphate deaminase: protein MRFVVTDNKKAGDWGAIYIAKRIKEFNPSSEKKFVLGLPTGSTPLQMYKRLIQFNKEGIISFKNVITFNMDEYVGLPETHPQSYHYYMYNNFFNHIDIDKENINILNGMIKNYKEECKRYEEKILEVGGIDLFLGGVGVDGHIAFNEPGSSLKSRTREKQLTEDTIIANSRFFNNDITKVPQFALTVGVGTIMDAKEVLIMVEGNNKARALHMGIEEGINHMWTISALQLHERAIIIADEDACGELKVSTYKYYKDIEKKNYNVDKLIENLYKK, encoded by the coding sequence ATGAGATTTGTTGTAACTGATAATAAAAAGGCTGGAGATTGGGGGGCCATTTATATTGCTAAGAGAATTAAGGAATTTAATCCTAGTTCTGAAAAAAAATTTGTTTTAGGTCTCCCAACTGGAAGTACACCACTTCAAATGTATAAAAGATTAATACAATTCAATAAAGAAGGAATTATAAGTTTTAAAAATGTAATTACATTTAATATGGACGAATATGTTGGACTTCCTGAAACTCATCCACAAAGTTACCATTATTATATGTATAATAACTTCTTTAATCATATTGATATAGATAAAGAAAATATTAATATCTTAAATGGTATGATTAAAAATTATAAAGAAGAATGTAAAAGATATGAAGAAAAAATTTTAGAAGTTGGTGGAATAGACTTATTTTTAGGCGGAGTTGGAGTTGATGGACACATTGCTTTTAATGAACCTGGCTCATCTTTAAAATCAAGAACAAGAGAAAAGCAATTAACAGAAGATACAATAATTGCTAATTCAAGGTTTTTTAATAATGATATTACAAAAGTCCCTCAATTTGCTTTAACTGTTGGAGTTGGAACAATTATGGATGCAAAGGAAGTTTTAATAATGGTAGAAGGTAATAATAAAGCAAGAGCATTACATATGGGAATTGAAGAGGGAATAAATCACATGTGGACTATATCAGCTTTACAATTACATGAAAGGGCTATTATTATTGCAGATGAAGATGCTTGTGGAGAACTAAAAGTTTCAACTTATAAATATTATAAAGATATTGAAAAGAAAAATTATAATGTGGATAAATTAATTGAAAATTTATATAAAAAATAA
- a CDS encoding DUF6612 family protein yields the protein MKISLKKLLFIVLTVLSMIFIGACGKKSDTEKKEIIEKFIEVSKNIKSADMVMNMKMEQKGDKDSKTAAIEMSMDASIIEEPLAIKLELGIPFQNTKLEMYIKDGYIYILNPANNQWAKQLINDEINKQFKGLLSNSYELYDVMKDNIDKIDIEEKDGNYIISISKDSEFLKEAILKQLSNMNTAGNQIGDNVNIDNITVTYIVDKNTYSMISSNNTFDMNLINNVKVAVTIDAKYSNLNNVKEIAIPEEALKAQEIIGGNTVSTPEASNSSENVETQKDTEKTKN from the coding sequence ATGAAAATTTCATTAAAAAAATTATTATTTATTGTATTAACTGTACTTTCTATGATTTTTATAGGTGCTTGTGGGAAAAAGAGTGATACTGAAAAAAAAGAAATTATAGAAAAGTTTATAGAAGTTTCTAAAAATATAAAAAGTGCAGATATGGTTATGAATATGAAGATGGAACAAAAAGGAGATAAAGATTCAAAAACTGCTGCCATTGAAATGTCAATGGATGCCTCTATCATAGAAGAGCCACTTGCTATAAAATTAGAATTAGGAATTCCTTTTCAAAATACTAAATTAGAAATGTATATAAAAGATGGCTATATATATATTTTAAATCCAGCTAATAATCAATGGGCTAAACAATTGATTAATGATGAAATAAATAAACAATTTAAAGGTTTATTATCTAATTCTTATGAGCTATATGATGTTATGAAAGATAACATAGATAAAATTGATATTGAAGAAAAAGATGGAAATTATATAATTTCAATATCTAAAGATTCTGAATTTTTAAAGGAAGCTATATTAAAACAACTTTCAAATATGAATACAGCTGGAAATCAAATAGGAGATAATGTTAATATTGATAATATAACTGTTACTTATATAGTTGATAAAAATACATATTCAATGATTTCTTCAAATAATACTTTTGATATGAATTTAATTAATAATGTTAAGGTAGCTGTAACAATAGATGCAAAATACTCTAATCTAAATAATGTTAAAGAAATTGCTATTCCTGAAGAAGCATTAAAAGCACAAGAAATAATTGGTGGTAATACAGTATCTACCCCAGAAGCAAGTAATAGTTCTGAAAATGTCGAAACTCAAAAAGATACAGAAAAAACTAAAAATTAA